One region of Paucibacter aquatile genomic DNA includes:
- a CDS encoding ABC transporter permease translates to MNPMQIFLEALRSLNANRLRSALTMLGVVIGIASVLLMLSVGDAVRAFIDKELAVLGSNQLIVQNGTPVDGGGVKRRTGEVPALTVADARALAELPSLKGAAPALQGFFQVQYGESNSNQTVLGTTPAMLALRSWQVEQGVPLDERDVQAAARVAVIGSKLAADHFSNRNPLGQTVRLDGQPFTVIGVLGGSGRTLDGTELGELILVPISAMPMRLQRPGSVHYISVQSHSAAGLAEAQLDVEELLRDRHRITGDKPDDFAVTNLASIAKSGAAIAGGLSIGLGLIGAVSLLVGGIGIMNIMLVSVSERVREIGIRMAIGAKPRDVLWQFLGEAVVLCLLGGLIGLSIAALGAWGVNANTSFAMSLAPKHIMVAIGFASGVGLFFGYYPARRASRLLPIECLRQD, encoded by the coding sequence ATGAACCCGATGCAGATTTTTCTCGAGGCCCTGCGTTCCCTGAACGCCAACCGCCTGCGCAGCGCCCTGACCATGCTGGGCGTGGTGATCGGCATTGCCTCGGTGCTGTTGATGCTCAGCGTCGGCGATGCCGTGCGCGCCTTCATCGACAAGGAGCTGGCCGTGCTGGGCAGCAACCAGCTGATCGTGCAGAACGGCACGCCGGTGGACGGCGGCGGCGTCAAGCGCCGCACCGGCGAGGTGCCGGCCCTGACGGTCGCCGACGCGCGCGCCCTGGCGGAGCTGCCCAGCCTCAAGGGCGCGGCGCCGGCGCTGCAGGGATTTTTCCAGGTGCAGTACGGCGAGAGCAACAGCAACCAGACGGTGCTGGGCACCACACCGGCCATGCTGGCCCTACGCAGCTGGCAGGTGGAGCAGGGCGTGCCGCTGGATGAACGCGATGTGCAGGCCGCCGCCCGGGTGGCGGTGATCGGCTCCAAGCTGGCGGCCGACCATTTCAGCAACCGCAACCCCCTGGGCCAAACCGTACGCCTGGACGGACAGCCCTTCACCGTCATCGGCGTGCTGGGCGGCAGCGGCCGCACCCTGGACGGCACCGAGCTTGGCGAGCTGATCCTGGTGCCCATCAGCGCCATGCCCATGCGCTTGCAGCGCCCGGGCAGCGTGCACTACATCAGCGTGCAGTCCCACAGCGCCGCCGGCCTGGCCGAGGCCCAGCTCGATGTGGAAGAACTGCTGCGCGACCGCCACCGCATCACCGGCGACAAGCCCGACGACTTCGCCGTCACCAACCTGGCCAGCATCGCCAAATCAGGCGCGGCCATTGCCGGCGGCCTGTCCATCGGCCTGGGCCTGATCGGCGCGGTCTCGCTGCTGGTGGGCGGCATCGGCATCATGAACATCATGCTGGTCAGCGTGTCCGAGCGGGTGCGTGAGATCGGCATCCGCATGGCCATCGGCGCCAAGCCGCGCGATGTGCTCTGGCAATTCCTCGGTGAAGCCGTGGTGCTGTGCCTGCTGGGCGGCCTGATCGGCCTGAGCATCGCCGCCCTGGGCGCCTGGGGCGTCAATGCCAACACCTCGTTCGCCATGAGCCTGGCGCCCAAGCACATCATGGTGGCGATCGGTTTTGCCAGCGGCGTGGGCCTGTTCTTCGGCTACTACCCGGCGCGGCGCGCTTCACGCCTGCTGCCGATCGAGTGCTTGCGGCAGGATTGA
- a CDS encoding hydantoinase B/oxoprolinase family protein produces MSAADRLPASDDTSACAPARWQVWIDRGGTFTDLVGRAPDGQLHTLKLLSENPEQYRDAAVEGIRRLLGLRPGEAITPAQLECVKMGTTVATNALLERKGDPTLLVTTRGFRDALRIATQARPQLFARQIVLPELLYSRVVEAQERMAADGQTVQALDEADLRAQLQAAFDAGLRACAIVFMHAYRYPMHEQRAAALAREIGFSQVSVSHEVSPLMKLVPRGDTTVVDAYLSPILRRYVEQVASQMPGVPLFFMQSSGGLTEARRFQGKDAILSGPAGGIVGMVRTALAAGHRQLIGFDMGGTSTDVSHYAATAAEDAAPAYERAFDTEVAGVRMRAPMMSIHTVAAGGGSIVRFDGARLRVGPESAGANPGPACYRRGGPLTTTDAQLLLGRIQPDYFPRLFGPQGDQALDLAASRAGFEALAVQMSVASGRPITAEEVASGALEIAVGAMANAVKKISVARGYDVSGYSLQCFGGAGGQAACRVADALGMSVVLAHPLAGVLSAYGMGLADQIALREASLELPLDAVGLAAARALADRLHKAARTELLAQGLAGDRLLQQTKLQLRYQGTDTALSCTLDDGATLARLQAAFEAAYRQRFAFLMPGRALVIEAVAVECNAPGAALAATAPAQDLTPHEPRATAELAMYCPADEQPAGWRPARLYQRELLQPGARIAGPAILAERNATTVVDPGWQADLQADGLLLLRRVRPRVAAQAVGTEADPVMLEVFNNLFMNIAEQMGLRLQNTAYSVNIKERLDFSCALFSAAGELIANAPHMPVHLGSMSESIKTVIERNPDMKPGDVYVLNDPYHGGTHLPDITVVTPVYLETAVSDASPDFYVASRGHHADIGGISPGSMPPFSTDIDQEGVLIDNFKLVEAGRLREAELLALLASGPHPSRNPQQNLADLRAQIAANEKGVQELQAMVAQYGRATVAAYMQHVQDNAEESVRRVITALHDGQFTLNLDNGAQIQVAVRVNADERSACIDFSGSSAQQLTNNFNAPKAITMAAVLYVFRTLVDDQIPLNAGCLKPLQVIVPEGCMLNPRAPAAVVAGNVETSSCVTNALYGALGVLAASPCTMNNFTFGNARHQYYETISGGSGAGPGFDGTSVVQTHMTNSRLTDPEVLEFRFPVRLDGYEIVPGSGGAGRWRGGNGGERRIRFLEPMTAGILSNGRERGAFGLAGGAAGAPGANWVERVDGRREVLPHIGQAEMQAGDVFVIRTPGGGGYGADADEKTA; encoded by the coding sequence ATGTCCGCTGCTGATCGCCTGCCCGCATCCGACGACACTTCCGCTTGTGCTCCGGCGCGCTGGCAGGTCTGGATCGACCGCGGCGGCACCTTCACCGACCTGGTCGGCCGCGCGCCGGATGGCCAGCTGCACACGCTCAAGCTGCTGTCCGAGAACCCCGAGCAATACCGCGATGCCGCGGTCGAGGGCATACGCCGTCTGCTGGGCCTGCGGCCCGGCGAGGCGATCACGCCGGCCCAGCTCGAATGCGTGAAGATGGGCACGACGGTGGCCACCAATGCCTTGCTGGAGCGCAAGGGCGACCCGACCCTGCTGGTCACCACGCGCGGATTTCGCGATGCCCTGCGCATCGCCACCCAGGCGCGGCCGCAGCTGTTCGCACGCCAGATCGTGCTGCCCGAGCTGCTCTACAGCCGCGTGGTCGAGGCGCAGGAACGCATGGCGGCCGACGGGCAGACGGTGCAGGCTCTCGACGAAGCCGATCTGCGCGCGCAGTTGCAAGCGGCCTTCGATGCCGGCCTGCGCGCCTGCGCCATCGTCTTCATGCATGCCTATCGCTACCCGATGCATGAGCAGCGCGCCGCGGCCTTGGCGCGCGAGATCGGCTTCAGCCAGGTCTCGGTCTCGCACGAGGTCAGCCCGCTGATGAAGCTGGTGCCGCGCGGCGACACCACCGTGGTCGATGCCTACCTGTCCCCTATTCTGAGGCGTTATGTTGAGCAGGTGGCCTCGCAGATGCCGGGCGTGCCGCTGTTCTTCATGCAGAGCTCGGGCGGCCTGACCGAGGCGCGGCGCTTCCAGGGCAAGGACGCGATCTTGTCCGGCCCGGCCGGTGGCATCGTCGGCATGGTGCGCACGGCCCTGGCCGCCGGCCATCGCCAGCTGATTGGCTTCGACATGGGCGGCACTTCCACCGATGTCAGCCACTACGCCGCCACGGCCGCAGAGGACGCTGCGCCGGCCTACGAACGCGCCTTTGACACCGAGGTGGCCGGGGTGCGCATGCGCGCGCCGATGATGAGCATCCACACGGTGGCGGCCGGTGGCGGCAGCATCGTGCGCTTCGATGGCGCACGTCTGCGCGTTGGCCCCGAGTCGGCCGGTGCGAACCCCGGCCCGGCCTGTTACCGGCGCGGCGGGCCTTTGACCACCACCGACGCCCAGCTGTTGCTGGGTCGCATCCAGCCCGATTACTTCCCGCGCTTGTTCGGCCCGCAGGGCGATCAGGCGCTGGATCTGGCGGCGTCGCGCGCGGGCTTCGAAGCCCTGGCGGTGCAGATGAGTGTGGCCAGCGGCCGACCGATCACGGCCGAAGAGGTGGCCAGTGGGGCGCTGGAGATCGCCGTGGGCGCCATGGCCAATGCGGTCAAGAAGATTTCGGTGGCGCGCGGCTACGACGTCAGCGGCTACAGCCTGCAGTGTTTTGGCGGCGCCGGCGGCCAGGCCGCCTGCCGCGTGGCCGATGCCCTGGGCATGAGCGTGGTGCTGGCCCACCCGCTGGCGGGCGTGCTGAGCGCCTACGGCATGGGCCTGGCCGATCAGATCGCCTTGCGTGAGGCCTCGCTGGAGCTGCCGCTGGATGCGGTCGGCCTGGCCGCCGCGCGTGCCCTGGCCGACCGCCTGCACAAGGCGGCCCGCACCGAGCTGCTGGCCCAAGGCCTGGCCGGAGATCGGCTGCTGCAGCAAACCAAGCTGCAGCTGCGCTACCAGGGCACGGACACGGCACTCAGCTGCACACTCGATGACGGCGCCACGCTGGCCCGCTTGCAGGCCGCTTTCGAGGCGGCTTACCGCCAGCGCTTTGCCTTCCTGATGCCGGGTCGGGCTCTGGTGATCGAGGCTGTGGCGGTGGAGTGCAATGCGCCCGGTGCCGCCTTGGCGGCCACAGCCCCGGCGCAAGACCTGACCCCACATGAGCCACGGGCGACGGCCGAACTGGCCATGTACTGTCCGGCCGACGAACAGCCAGCCGGCTGGCGCCCGGCACGGCTCTACCAACGCGAGCTGCTGCAGCCCGGTGCCCGCATCGCCGGCCCGGCCATCCTGGCCGAGCGCAATGCCACCACCGTGGTCGACCCCGGCTGGCAGGCCGACCTGCAAGCCGACGGCTTGCTCCTGCTGCGCCGCGTGCGCCCGCGCGTGGCTGCCCAGGCCGTCGGCACCGAGGCCGACCCGGTGATGCTGGAGGTCTTCAACAACCTGTTCATGAACATCGCCGAGCAGATGGGGCTGCGCCTGCAGAACACGGCCTACTCGGTGAACATCAAGGAGCGGCTCGATTTCTCCTGCGCCCTGTTCAGCGCTGCGGGTGAGTTGATCGCCAACGCGCCCCACATGCCCGTGCACCTGGGCTCGATGAGTGAGTCGATCAAGACCGTGATCGAACGCAACCCGGACATGAAGCCCGGGGATGTCTATGTGCTCAACGACCCGTATCACGGCGGCACCCACCTGCCGGATATCACCGTGGTGACGCCGGTCTATCTCGAGACGGCTGTTTCGGATGCCAGCCCCGACTTCTACGTCGCCTCGCGCGGCCACCATGCCGACATCGGCGGCATCAGCCCCGGCTCCATGCCGCCGTTTTCCACCGACATCGACCAGGAAGGCGTGCTGATCGACAACTTCAAGCTGGTGGAAGCGGGCCGCTTGCGCGAGGCCGAGCTGCTGGCGCTGCTGGCCAGCGGCCCGCACCCCTCGCGCAACCCGCAGCAGAACCTGGCGGATTTGCGCGCCCAGATCGCCGCCAACGAGAAGGGCGTGCAGGAGCTGCAGGCCATGGTGGCCCAGTACGGCCGCGCCACCGTGGCGGCCTACATGCAGCATGTGCAGGACAACGCCGAGGAATCGGTGCGCCGCGTCATCACCGCCCTGCATGACGGCCAATTCACGCTGAATCTGGACAATGGCGCGCAGATCCAGGTGGCGGTGCGCGTCAATGCCGACGAGCGCAGCGCCTGCATCGACTTCAGCGGCAGCAGCGCCCAGCAGCTGACGAACAACTTCAACGCACCCAAGGCCATCACCATGGCAGCGGTGCTCTATGTCTTCCGCACCCTGGTGGACGATCAGATCCCGCTCAACGCCGGCTGCTTGAAGCCCCTGCAGGTGATCGTGCCTGAGGGCTGCATGCTCAACCCGCGTGCGCCGGCGGCCGTGGTGGCCGGCAATGTCGAGACCTCCAGCTGTGTCACCAACGCGCTTTACGGCGCCCTGGGCGTGCTGGCGGCCAGCCCGTGCACCATGAACAACTTCACCTTCGGCAACGCGCGCCACCAGTACTACGAGACGATTTCAGGCGGTTCCGGCGCCGGCCCGGGCTTTGACGGGACCAGCGTGGTGCAGACCCATATGACCAACTCGCGGCTGACCGACCCTGAGGTGCTGGAGTTCCGCTTTCCGGTGCGCCTGGACGGCTACGAGATCGTGCCCGGCAGCGGCGGCGCGGGCCGCTGGCGCGGCGGCAATGGCGGCGAGCGCCGCATCCGTTTCCTGGAGCCGATGACGGCGGGCATCTTGAGCAATGGCCGCGAGCGTGGCGCCTTCGGCCTGGCCGGTGGCGCTGCGGGTGCGCCGGGTGCTAACTGGGTCGAGCGGGTCGACGGCCGGCGCGAAGTGTTGCCTCACATCGGCCAGGCCGAGATGCAGGCCGGTGATGTTTTCGTCATTCGCACCCCCGGAGGCGGGGGGTATGGGGCCGATGCCGATGAAAAAACCGCCTGA